TTCTTGAGTATTATTAGAAAAGTTGATAGATCATTAAAAGTTAAATGCACACAATGCTGTGATATTAACTTCTTGTATCTAATATCTAACATCTATACAACAATGATTCAATTAAAAACGATAGACGAATTGCGTCTTATGAAGGAGAGTGCCCGACTGGTTTCTAAAACATTGGGAATGTTGGCAAAGGAAATTAAACCGGGGATTACTACCTTATATTTAGATAAACTGGCTCATGACTTTATCAAAGATCATGGTGCTGAACCTGCATTCTTGGGATATGGAGGTTTCCCGAACTCTCTGTGTATTTCTCCGAATGACCAGGTAGTTCATGGTTTTCCTAATAATGAAGTCGTAAAAGAAGGAGATGTTCTTTCTGTAGACTGTGGAGTTATCCTTAATGGTTTCGTAGGAGATCATGCCTATACTTTTGAAATCGGTGAAGTAGCACCGGAGGTTAAAAAATTACTGCAGGTTACCAAAGAATCTCTTTACAAAGGGATTGCGCAGTGTGTAAGAGGAAAAAGAATAGGGGATATTTCCCACGCTATCCAGGCACATTGTGAAAAAGAAGGGTATGGAGTAGTAAAAGAACTTGTAGGACATGGTTTAGGAAGAAAGATGCACGAAGATCCACAAGTACCTAACTATGGCAGACAGGGAAGTGGAAAAGTGATCAAAGACGGTTTGGCTATTGCTATTGAACCAATGATCAACCTTGGTACCGAAAAAGTAAAATTCCATAATGACGGCTGGACAGTAACTACTTTAGATAATCTGCCATCTGCTCACTTCGAACATGATGTAGCAGTAATCAACGGTAAGCCGGTATTGCTTTCAACATTTGACTATGTGTATGAAGCTTTAGGGATTGTAAGTGATGAAGAAAAGCAGTTCCAACTGGATTTTTAATGAAAAAGGTAACTAAACTTTTACTGAATAAAATTCCACGCCCCATGCTGATTAAAATGAGCATCTGGGCAAGACCTCTTATTTATCAGTTTTTCAAAGGAGATGAGTTTTACGATCCTATAGATGGAAGATCCTACAGGAAATTTCTTCCTTATGG
This genomic window from Chryseobacterium sp. MEBOG06 contains:
- the map gene encoding type I methionyl aminopeptidase — encoded protein: MIQLKTIDELRLMKESARLVSKTLGMLAKEIKPGITTLYLDKLAHDFIKDHGAEPAFLGYGGFPNSLCISPNDQVVHGFPNNEVVKEGDVLSVDCGVILNGFVGDHAYTFEIGEVAPEVKKLLQVTKESLYKGIAQCVRGKRIGDISHAIQAHCEKEGYGVVKELVGHGLGRKMHEDPQVPNYGRQGSGKVIKDGLAIAIEPMINLGTEKVKFHNDGWTVTTLDNLPSAHFEHDVAVINGKPVLLSTFDYVYEALGIVSDEEKQFQLDF